ACGTCGTAGATGATGCCGCTCTCGGGCCAGCCGGGGACGTAATCCACATAGCCGGGCAGCAGCGGCCAGCGATCGGTCTGTTGCAGCACCGCTTCCAACTCTGGCTCTAACTGCGCCTGAGTGGCGAGCAGTGGCCAGGCTTGGTTGTAGGCGCGGTAACTGTCTTCCCACGCTGCACGGGCGGCGGCCAGCTGCGCGGCATCTGGCTGCGCTAGCAGGCGCTCCAGCGCCGCCTGCAACGGTGCCATCTGTTGGTGCAGTGCTGCCAGCACTTCGCTGCGCGCATTGCGGAATGCACGATCAGCTACTGCCAGTTCTGCGTCAGCGCTTTCCACCGCCGCCGCAGCTGGGCGCGGCAGCGGTGGTTCCGACGCGGTGGGCGCCGGCGGATCGCAGGCCGCCAGCCATGCCAGCGGCAGCAGGGCGACCCAGCGCAAACCGGAGTGAGCCCTCATCGCTTTAGTCGCGCAGGCTGATCACGGACCAGCCCCGTTCATTGGCCACGGCACGCAAGTGATCGTCCGGGTCTACCGCCACCGGATGATCGACCACTTCCAGCAGCGGCAGGTCGTTGCGTGAGTCGCTGTAGAACCAAGCGCCGTCCAGCGTGTGGTCGGTGGTGGCCAGCCAGGCGTTGAGGTTGTGAATCTTACCGTCCTGGAAGCACGGCACGCCGACGATCTCGCCAGTGTAGCGGCCGTCGCGCAGTTCAGACTCGGTGGCCAGCATGTGATCAACACCCAGCAGTTCTGCGATTGGCGCGGTCACAAAGTCGTTGGTGGCGGTGATGATCAGCAGGAAGTGGCCTTGCTCACGGTGCCATTGCAGCAGTGCGCTGGCTTTCGGCAGCAGGATTTTGCTCAACTCATCGCGCATGAACTCGGCGCGCCATTGGTGCAGTTGTTCCAGCGGGTGCTGGGTCAGCACCGCCATGGCGAAGCGCAGGTAGGCCATCTGGTCCAGGCTGCCGTTCAGGTAGTCCTGGTAGAACTGATCATTGCGGGCTTTGTAGTCGCCGGCGTCGATAATGCCGCGGGCCACCAAGTAGTCGCCCCACAGGTGATCCGAGTCGCCGCCGATCAGGGTGTTGTCCAGATCGAAAATTGCGAGAGTCATGAGCAGGCTCCAAGGGTCTCAAAAGGCCGATGACAAAAAGCGGCCGCTAGAATAGCAGAGCAAGTGCGTTGATTGGGTACGGCTCGGCAAGGTTTAATGGGCCGGTGATCAGGCAGGCAGGACCATGACGGGCATTATTGATGAACAGGGCTTTCGACTGAATGTCGGCATCATCATTGTCGA
The sequence above is a segment of the Alcanivorax sp. REN37 genome. Coding sequences within it:
- a CDS encoding HAD family hydrolase produces the protein MTLAIFDLDNTLIGGDSDHLWGDYLVARGIIDAGDYKARNDQFYQDYLNGSLDQMAYLRFAMAVLTQHPLEQLHQWRAEFMRDELSKILLPKASALLQWHREQGHFLLIITATNDFVTAPIAELLGVDHMLATESELRDGRYTGEIVGVPCFQDGKIHNLNAWLATTDHTLDGAWFYSDSRNDLPLLEVVDHPVAVDPDDHLRAVANERGWSVISLRD